ATGCGTGATCTCTTTGCCCCGGCAGCTGTTGCTACCGCTAAGACCAAAGGCAAAGCGATCAGCATCACAAAGGCCTCAACAAATGGGCCTATAGAAATGACCACTGCTGAGTCGTTACCCAGCATGAAGGTCAGGTACACCGGCAGCAGCACAAGCTGCATCAAAAGAAGCAATGGGGTGGCCGCCAGAGTGAGTTTGGAGTCGCCTTTACCGATGTGGGTAAAAACCACCACATAGTCGATACAAGGCGTCAGCAAGACCAACAGGGCACCCACCAAAATCGCCGGGTGATTGGTTATCCCCATCGTCAATGCCCAAACCAGCAAGGGGATGGCCACGAAGTTGGCTGTGAGCAGCGCCGCCATGAAACGCTTATTTGCGAGGCCATTACGGAGATCCAAGAACGGGATCTGTAGAAACATGGCGTACATCAGCACTGCGATGGTGGGTGTCACCGTCGACCCTAATGCTTCAGACGCATTGGGGGCGAGCAGGCCTCCGAGGGCCGCGACAATGACCGCAATGAAGTAAATGGGAATCTGGTTCGTCTCTAGCTGTTCTCTGTCCACAAAATGCCCTTCAAGCGCGTGAAATTATTTTCTGAAGACAGATTAATATCTGTAGCTACTACAGGTTCAAGAAAATGCTTGGAGAGTTTGCATGTCAGGAATCGGGGCGCTGTCGAAATCAACGGGTTGCCACATTGAAACGATTCGCTACTACGAGAAAATAGGCCTTCTACCTCCCGCCCTGCGGTCGGCTGGGCGGCATCGAATCTATACTGAAAAGCATCGATCAAGACTCGTCTTCATCCGGCAGAATCGTGAATTGGGTTTCCCGCTCGAAGATATCCGAGAACTCATCGCGCTCGCAGCAGATGCTGATCGTCCGTGCGCTGACGCGCTTTCGGTGGTCAAAAAGCACCTAGCGGAAGTAGAGTCGAAGGTAGCAAAGCTTCAGCAAATCCGGGTAGAGCTGCTCTCAATGGCAGGTATGTGTGAGTCAACATGCCTAGGTTCAAACACTCCAAACTGCACGATTGTTGAGTCACTTTTTGAACCTGCTGCTGGGGTTCGCTCTGGTTGCTGCTCCTAGACGAGTCAAGAGCATAGGGGGAGCAAGCTGCCATCGAAACCGAATAGCGCGATAGCCTCGACAGGGTGTTTCGAGCGTCTGTCTACACCAAACGGGCTGGTACAAGATGTGTTCGGCAGACGCTTACTATCGCTCTGCCAATATCAGAGTTTGACCCTGGCTGGGTGCACTTGATTGGCTCCTTTTGGCCGATTTCTGCCTGACTCTGTTGAATCCATGCAGTCTGCTGCTGGGGTCAAAGTCTTGGCGAAGTCCTCCCACTTCTGAAGTATTGGCTCAATATTTTTAAGGATAAAGTTAGCCAGGCGCATCGATCAGTCCTTGTCACGGTGGTGGGGTGGAATGAACGGGAGCGCGCTGCATTGGAAAGTATCGCGGTATATAAGGCTGATGTGGTTGTAGTCAGTGCCTGAAGCAGGAGCAAAGACATAACGCCTGGTGCACCAATTTAATTCTTAGGCAAGGTTAGCTGATAAAAGCGCGCCTCTAACGCACTTCTGAGCACAACGCCGACGTTTTCAATGTCCGGCGATGGGACGCCCTCATCAGTTTCAAGCCTCCATAAAAACGACAAGACTTCACCTTGAAGCCCAAGGACCTGGCGACGGGCGTCTGCGTCGGTAATCTTGGACAATAAGGCAACCATCTCCAGCTTTACAGGGAGTACATCGCAAATTGAACCGTTCATGAGTTATCCATCACGCTCATCGGCTTGAGACGATGAAACGACGACTGTACGCTCATTTGTACAGGTAATACCCTCATTTTTTAATGGATTAGTGCGCGCCCTTCGACATAATGAAGCCGATGTGAGCGGCGACCAGTCAACACGTACAAAAGATCAACTTCAATCTCAGCTAAGCGCGCAAGGTACACCGCGCTCGGGCTTCGTAAACCCGCCTCATATTTATGCTGCGCATTTGCCAAGACACCCCCACTGCAGCGAAAGCAGCCTGCGTGTACCTCAATCGCTGGCGCTCTTCCCTAAGTCGCTCACCGAGCTTATCCATACACGTCCCTCTCCAGACCAGATAACGCTGTTGGCACTGATCGCCCATATTACTGAATAAATGATTTGCGTTAGGCGATTTTCAAACCACGTCACTAGGCTCGGCATTTCGCACCAGAATAGCGCGCCGGTCCCATGGGGCCATTTTAGGACGTCAAAAACCACAGCCCTTTGACTTTCTCTAGGAAAATCATGGGCTTGTTTTTTATCAATTTGGCGGTGAAGTAGAGATGCGAACCTTCATCAATTCAGGCGTCCGCAGCGTCCGATTCACCGCCTAAGCAATGACTGCTACTGGCCGATTTTCTGCCTGCCGTGACCAGCTGAAACCGAGCCTGAGCTGCTTTTCGTGAAAGTCCAAAATCGCCAGAAGCAGACAGTCGGATGGCGTCTAGGAAAGCAGGTGCGAATCAACGTTTATACAAATGGTCATCGAAATTTTCCCCACTGCTACGCTGTCGTCACACGGAGAATAACCAATGACGAATTCAGACCTGCTCCCTTCCCTGCTTTTTAAGATCAATCAAAACCAACTCGCCCTCGAAGCTGCCATCATGGAGCTAACACTTTGGGTCGAGAATCGCGGATCTGCTGACGTCGCCGAGAATGTTCGGGGTGCGTTAGACACAATCAGCAAAAACGAAGAGTTCATCAAAATGGCACTCGCGGTGCTGATGACGCCGGAGTGACGTGATCTGGGGGCACATGCGAGACGCCGCTTAATGCCTCCGAGGGTAGAATTGTCCAAACAATGCCGGTGGATGACTGGACTGCCTCTGTACCGTAGACGTCTCCAAGCTACGCTTGGACTGCACCGTCGAGCAGCAGATCGAATCAACTTTAGTGACGTCCTTAACTCACATTATTCAGCGCCTCGATCAGTTCACTCTTACGCATAGTTGAACGCCCGGCTATTCGGTGCTTGCGAGCTCGCTCCATAAGCTCATTTTGCTCATATCCTCTAATCGCAGATCAGTACGCGGGGCACCTTGTCGTGTTGCTGCAGCTTGGCGGGCTGATGACTCTCGGGCTTTAGCCTTTTTTGCCTCGGTGGTTTTCTGCCCAGAGCCACCTTTCCGTTCGCCGCCACCTGACTGTTTATTAACTGTTCCCCAAGCACGACTTGCTGCTTCATCTTTGGGAACTCCTTTAGCCTCGTAGCTATCTTCGATATGTTTCGCTTTCCGTTTTTGGTTATCGGTGTACTTGTCTTTATCCCCTCGCGGCATGATCGCATCCTCTTAGTTGCTGAACACATTGCCTACATTTGTGGAGCATCCAAATCCAACCACGTTCAGGCCGGACGATGAATGGCTTTCCGAATATCACCGCCAAGACTAGCCGCTTTCGCGGTAAAACAACTCATTCCGGGTGTGGGCACATCAAGCGCTGAGCAGCGCCCACCCAAATCAGGCAATCATCTGAATCACCCTTCTATTGTCGTAAAGGATTTTGGCCCAGCGGTTCACGATTGCCTGGGCCGTCAATTATTGCCTACTCTCGTCGGCCTTTCCTTCTTGCATCTGTACAGAAGACTTGGTGCCACTGGAGTTGTCTTTCGTTGCATTATCGGCGCTGTCAAAGCATCCATGAAGCATGAATACACTGCAAAAGCTCAAGCATATACTCAACTTTTTCATGATCGTTTACCTACTGGCGAGTGAGTCAAATACAGCGCGAAATCTCAAAACCGATCATCGCACCGCTCTAAACCTACTTTATTAAATCCACCTTCAAGCGCGAGCCTGCATACGTCTGGGCGCTCTACGCTTTTGCACCACCGCTGCGGTCTCAAAGAACTCCTGGGGAATACACTCACCGGGAGAGCACTAAGGCTTTTCTTCAGAATAGGACGCCGGCCCGATGCGAGCCGGCAAAAAGTTGGCTGTTAATTTTATGCTGCTGGCTTGAGTACGACCTTCGTCCAGCCATCGTCACGTGCGTCGAAGTGCTTATAGGCACCTGGGCCGTCGGCGAGCTTGAGGCGATGAGAAATGATCTGAGAAGGTTTTGCGCGACCATGATGGATAAGCTCGGCCAAGCGACGGTTGTAGACTTTGACGTTAGCCTGCCCAGTTCGAATCTGCTGCCCCTTGAACCAGAAAGCGCCGAAATCGAAGGCCATCTTGCCTTCTTTGGCGAGTTCATTTTAGCGCCGGGATCCTGAGGTACGAACACACCAACGACTCCGATACCCCCAGTCGCTTTTGTCGAGGCAACAAGGTTATTCATAGTGAGGTGATTGGCTTCATGACCGTGGCGGTCGCAGCATTGATAACCAACACACTCACATCCTCGATCGGTGCCTTTGCCGTGAGTCAGATTTAAGATTTGGTCCACTGCCTCTTTCTCAAGCGAGTTGATGGGCGTAGCACCCATCTGAGCGGCGAGCTTTAAACGGTCGGGATGATTGTCGACCACGAACACCTGAGAGGCGCCCTTGATAATTGCTGAGTGGGCGGCCATTAAACCCACCGGGCCGGCGCCATAGATGGCAATGCTCTCCCCAGGAAGGAGGCCCGCCAGCTCGGTTGCATGCCAGCCCGTTGGGAAGATATCCGACAGCATGACGTAATCTTCTTCACGCTCTTGCGCGTCGTCGGGCAGCACCAGGCAATTGAAGTCGGCATACGGCACCCGTAGCAGCTCTGCCTGCCCTCCCTGATAAGGCCCCATATCAGCGAATCCGTAGGCCGCGCCCGCACTACCTGGGTTAGCAGTCAGGCAGAATCCGGTCAGGCCTTTTTCACAGTTTTCGCAAAAACCGCAACCGATGTTAAATGGCAGGCATACACGGTCGCCTACCTTGACCCGATCTACGCCGACGCCTACTTCAACGACCTCGCCGAGGTTCTCGTGACCAAACACTCTGCCTGTTTCAAAAGAAGTTCGACCCTCATACATGTGCAGATCAGATCCGCAAATATTGGTAGATGTCACTCGCACCAGAACGTCGGTAGGTTTTTCGATTTTGGCGTCCGGCACATTTTGCACACTGACGTCACGAGGGCCGTTGTACACGATGGCTTTCATTGCATTCTCCCAGAGGCAAGACGAAAGGGATTTTTCGTCAGCACATGTTTAATCTGTCCGAGAGAGCAAAACGTATGTTCAAGAAATTCGAGGCATGTCTGACGAGCGGTACATTCTAAAAATCGCTCAAAAAATCTGAATTATTCGCCCTCGTATCCCTCTCTTTTTTTATCGATAGAGATTGAGAGGTTGGCGTGAGTTATCTGGATTGGGTTCAGTGGCCCGCCATGGCAGTGACAGTGATCGCCGCGTGGCTTATCGGGTCTCAACGCCCCGCGAGAAGAATGGCTGGGTTCTTCTGTTTTATTTTGAGTAATGTCCTTTGGGTCGTTTGGGGGCTTATGCTGAGGCCTACGCGCTGATCGTGCTGCAGATCTGTCTTTGCTCGATGAACCTACGTGGGTTTAAAAAGAATTTTAAGAATCAGTAGGCGCGATATATTCTGAGGCCTGGCTACTGTGCTGATTTTTCCTGAACCCACGAGCATTCATGCCAAGCAAAATGCACTCGAGTGCAATCAATCCGAAAGCATTTGTGTGCCATCCCCAGATAACCCATAGCGCATTGCTGAGGATAAACCCCCAAAAGGCAATCATGCGCCGGCGCGGTTGTTGAGAACCGATAAACCAAGCTGATATGACAGTCACTACCATGGCGGGCCATTGCACCCAATCAATCAGATCCACAAGGTCACGCCCCCGGAGGCCAGAATCTGAACTCATGGACGGCTCGACACCTATGTCGGTATTGGGAGGCATAAGGGAAGCCAGATAATCTCCAAATCCACCCCGGCACTTGTAGTCCCGGCGTGCACTGGTGACCACAGGGTTAGTGGCTGTCCAGACAATACGTGCTCCTATCCTCTCAAGGTCTGCAACCAGTTGAACATCCTCGTGTGCCATCAAATGCTTGAACCCACCAGCGTTCTGATAAGCCTCGGCACTCAAGCCGAGATTGGCCCCATGGATATGGCGATGGTTCTCGATAAACTGGTACAACGCCAGGTACTGAGTGCGAACCGCCTCGCCGTATTCTCTCCAGCTGTCGACCTCAACTGTTCCACACACCGCGTCAGCGTCAAACTCAATCTGACGCGCTAGCCAATCGGGCGGTACAACGGTATCGGCATCCGTGAAAGCAAGCCACCGAGCACCAGCTTTCAGTAACTGCTCAGCACCTACAGCTCTCGTCTTACCCACGTTTTGAAAAGAGACACCAATCGACTGTATGCCCATCGCCGCGACCATTGCCTCCGTGCTATCTGAGCAGTCATCCAAGACGACAAGTATCTCGACCAACTGATCTTTTAGCGACGGGTGTTCAACCGCGAGGAGTACGGACTCAAGGCATTGGCTGATATAGCGTTCTTCGTTATGAGCAGGTATCACGATCCCTATCATTTTCTCTCCCTTACCTCGCGACGTGTGCCCAGCAATCGACACCGCCCTGATAAGGAAGGTTTAAAGAATTTATCGTAGCGAGAGCAGCTCCATCTAAAGGAACGTTTCGGAGCGCCATTATCCTGCCAGTATTTACGCCGCGGCATTCTGAACTAGCCTTGTCGTGTTTAGGCTTTTAATCCGGAGAACTGATGGACACGCTAACCAAAGTGGAGGTTGAAGCAGCCCTTTCCGCTCGCCTTCCTAACTGCGCAGTTCACTGTGCGTTCAATCCCGACGGCAGCCTTTCGGTGACCGTGACGGCGCACGATGCTGATCAGTTCACCATCGCCAATATCAATCGCGCCCACTATCACGGGGAATCAGGAATCAATAGGCTCATACGGGAAATACTGGAAGAAATGGTCATGTCGAGACAGTCTTCCAGGCGTTCATCTGTGGGGTAATAAACAGGGATTCATATGCCGGACTCTACTGAAGCGACGATGCATTCAATCAAAATTGAATACCTAATGGACACGCTATTCGGAGTGAATCCACTCGCAAGCGAATGCAGAGCACGCATAATGCGCAAAGCGTCTGGATTTCAGCTGCAACTCGCACTGCCGTGGCCTAGCGAGCTACAACATGCCCACACACTTACCTTCGAATGGGAGGATGGCTCCTACCGTGGGGTGGTGCACCACACTGAAAAACTTCCCAGTGGAGAGCTGCTGTTGGACGTCGACCCATAGCCTTAGTCTGATGGGGGAGAAGTTGGAAATTGCGCCTGCCGCTGCTGTTACGCCGAGGGGTCACGCCTCAGATGGGCTTTGGCTTCCAGCACGGCCCGGGCATGCGCCGAATCAGCCAGCTTTTTGAGTTCCTCACATTGGTCCCAATCAATGACACCGCCGCTTAACAGCGTTTTGGCACCGTCCAGCAGAGCACGGTGGTAAGCATCCGGAGAATTGGCGCGGTACTCGTAGTCGTTCAACGCCTTGTACCAAGCTTTGAGCTCGGGTCGTTGGGGTAAGTGGCTCATAATGCTCATCCTGTTTGGAGCAGGGTTTGTCTTTTCGCCTATTTCTATGTGAGAGCGTCGCCGACCTGAATGTTCAAACACGATCACCCCAACCCCCCGCTATTCAGCATTGGTGGATAGCGCTGCACGCCACTCGTCGAGGGATATGCACAGCGTTAAAACTTTATTTACCGTTGCACCCTCCCACTTGTGAAGAGAAAAGAATTTGCTCCTAGATGAATCGATTCAATTGAATCCGACAGTGTGAACGCTGCGTGGAGATGACAATCATGAACCTGCGCCTACCCCTGTTTTTGATGTTGTGTTTTACCTTTTCAAACGCCTTGGCCGCGGCGTGTGATGTCTACACGCACTCTCAGAGCGAACAAGTACCTGTGGTTGAACAGCACACCTGCTACACGTACGAAGGCGTGCCTGCCGACGCTATCGATTGGTCGTGCAGCAACGAAAACAAGGACATGATGAACACAAAAAAACCAAGATCGCTCAATGCGCCGGCGACTATATGGCCAGTTGCAAGGCAACACTCACACAGGAGGCACTTGCGAATCCTCATGCAACCGCCAAAGTTCCTGGCCACGCGGGCGCGATGCTTCCCAGCAACGCTGGGGTGGTGACCTATCACTACGCCGCACAGGACCTTAAGCAAGCCAAAATCGATTGTGAGAAAGACGGCGGGCAGTGGACGTGGCAGTCAGCTCAATAACCGGATTTCAAATGGCGCATCCCGTATGAACGGCTTTGAGAATGGTACTGCGCCAATACCGCTTATGTTTAAGCGCGGTGATACGGTGCCCAATAACCCAGACCTGCCCGTACTTTTTTTATTCAGAGGCACTGTCCAAGCCCTTCGACGACCCTGCGGCACTCTTTGAAGCAATGTTCGCCAGCCAAGGTTGGCCACCTCAGTGGCGTGATCGGATCTACAACTATCATCATTACCATACACAGGGGCACGAAGTGCTGGGTGTCGCAAGCGGCCATGCTCAGCTGATGCTGGGTGGCGAGCACGGGCAGGTTCTGAACGTGAGTACAGGCGATGTGTTGCTGTTGCCGGCAGGCACCGGACATTGCAGTCTGAGCGCCAGTAAAGACTTCCTCGTAGTAGGCGCCTATCCGCCAGGCCAGCATGCGGATATTTGCCGCGAGGCGCCCACCCCGGCACAGTTGAGGAATATCGAACAGCTACCCTTTCCTGATGAGGGGCCAGTAACGGGCGATCAAGGTGCCTTTCGCGGGCTGTGGGTCAGAGATCGCTAAGCGCCCTCACCCGCCATCGCTAGCTGGTGAAAATGCGGCAATGATTTCAGGGCATGGAGGGATGCCGCCAATTGGACCTCCTGGCGCGAGCCCATGAACCGTTCCTTTCGACTGAATACGCTCAAACCCCGCCCTATTAGATAGGCCCAGGCAAAACAAACAGTTCCAGGAGGTATCCCATCGATCACATCCGGACCCAGTATGCCTGTGGTCGCGATGGCTGCATTTGCCGGACTTTCGTCCAGCGCCCCGAGAACCATCTCCCGAGCAACCTCACAACTCGTGAGATTAAAAGTATTTATGGTGTGCGCGCGTACTTTTAATAGCCGCTGTTTCGCTTCTGGCGAATAGACGACATAACCACTCTCAATACATGACCCACCTCCGTCGACCTCCGAAAGCAATGTAATAATTTTTCCCGCGGTACAAGACTCGGCGGTCGTAATGACCAGTCGATTGCGTTTGAGGTACTCCACGGTAGAAGCGGCGACAAACATGATAATTGCTCCTGCGCACGAGCGAATGCGCCATCACCCTGTTCCAAAAAACGACCTTTCAAAACAATCAATGTTCAAGCGAAAGTGTTTTGAACGTGCACGGCGTCAGGTTTTCCAAGGTCTACAGGGTTGAACCTAACTTTCACCAATTCAGCTTGAGAGAAGACTAGAGGATGGAACCTACGACAATGATTACCAAAACAGCCAGAATGGCCAAGTCATGCTCCTTGGCGGCAACCTTTACCCTGTTAAGCGCCTGCGCTGGCAATGATTCTCCCTCGAACGTGGGGGCGCCCGGTAAACCCACTGCTCCATCTACCCGAACCCTGGAAGCCGGTGCAGCCCTGCTCCAATCTCGTCCGCCTGTTGATGCATTGAACGCCTATCTGGACGGTTTTCACTTTTATAACGGCCATTCTGAGGTGCAGATGGAAGCGCATCACTACTGCGCGATTCTCAACGAAGAGGTGATTCAATGCGTGATCTACGACGGCAATTGCAAGGATGCAAAGTTGATGGGCGTGGAATACATCATCAGCGAGCAGTTATTCACCACACTGCCTACCCCTGAAAAGGCGCTTTGGCACAGCCACGTGCACGAAGTGAAATCAGGACAACTGGTCGCGCCGGGAATCCCCGAAGTGGCTGAGCACGCGTTGATGGAAAAACTGGTACATACCTACGGTAAGACTTGGCATACCTGGCATACCGATCTCCACAAACGCCTGCCGCTGGGTGCGCCGCAACTGATGATGGGGTTTACCACCGATGGCCAGGCCGACCCTCGGATGGTCGCCGAGCGAGATCAGCGAATGGGTATCGACAGCACCGAAAAGAAGAAGACTCGCATCGATATAGTTGCGCCACCCATCGCGCCGGGTGCGGACGCATGGCAACAGGGCACCGTTATTCAGATCACCGATCCGACTGTAACGGCACATCAGCACTGAACGCACCATTCAGTCATTTGGATTGAACGATCATTTGCTAGCCCTTCTCTATCGCAAGACCAGAGATAGGAGGATGTCATGATGATTGATTCAGCAACCGGAATGAGTCCTGGCGAACGATACGCAGTGGAGAGCCTGGAGCGAACAAGGAGCTTTTGCGGTTTTTTCCTGGATGGAAAATATTACCTGGGTCCCGAACTCTTGACGGCTGTCGGGTGGCTGGAGGGCCAGACATTTATTTACGACGAGCTCGACGCCTTAGGCGACCCGGTATTCCCCGACCGTGTCGCTGGCACGATTGAAAATCTTACCCTCGTACTGGCCGACGGTGCCCGTTTGAAACTCCATCTGATACCTGTTCATGTGCCCGAGGATTTGCCTGCACGCGCGCCTGTAATGGGAAAAAACAATGGCCAGTTACACGGCAAAACGGTGGTAATCACCGGCGCCTCAAGCGGCATAGGTCGTGCTGCTGCTCTCGCATTTGCAGAACAAAGTACCCGGTTAGTCTTGGCGGCTCGTGATGAAAAGGCGCTGGCAGAAGTGGTCGAGGAATGTGCTGTACGCGGCGCGCAGGCGATCGCCGTTAAAACCGA
The Pseudomonas poae DNA segment above includes these coding regions:
- a CDS encoding glycosyltransferase family 2 protein — its product is MIGIVIPAHNEERYISQCLESVLLAVEHPSLKDQLVEILVVLDDCSDSTEAMVAAMGIQSIGVSFQNVGKTRAVGAEQLLKAGARWLAFTDADTVVPPDWLARQIEFDADAVCGTVEVDSWREYGEAVRTQYLALYQFIENHRHIHGANLGLSAEAYQNAGGFKHLMAHEDVQLVADLERIGARIVWTATNPVVTSARRDYKCRGGFGDYLASLMPPNTDIGVEPSMSSDSGLRGRDLVDLIDWVQWPAMVVTVISAWFIGSQQPRRRMIAFWGFILSNALWVIWGWHTNAFGLIALECILLGMNARGFRKNQHSSQASEYIAPTDS
- a CDS encoding MerR family transcriptional regulator, with amino-acid sequence MSGIGALSKSTGCHIETIRYYEKIGLLPPALRSAGRHRIYTEKHRSRLVFIRQNRELGFPLEDIRELIALAADADRPCADALSVVKKHLAEVESKVAKLQQIRVELLSMAGMCESTCLGSNTPNCTIVESLFEPAAGVRSGCCS
- a CDS encoding arsenic resistance protein, producing the protein MDREQLETNQIPIYFIAVIVAALGGLLAPNASEALGSTVTPTIAVLMYAMFLQIPFLDLRNGLANKRFMAALLTANFVAIPLLVWALTMGITNHPAILVGALLVLLTPCIDYVVVFTHIGKGDSKLTLAATPLLLLMQLVLLPVYLTFMLGNDSAVVISIGPFVEAFVMLIALPLVLAVATAAGAKRSRIVESWNNAWAWMPVPAMAAVLVVVIGSQISTVVRDMDKLLPVIPAYIGFMFLAPVVGALVARAFKLPASTARSVAFSSSTRNSLVVLPLALALPEEIRGLAAAAVITQTLIELVSELIYIRAIPALVWRKM
- a CDS encoding CinA family protein, translated to MFVAASTVEYLKRNRLVITTAESCTAGKIITLLSEVDGGGSCIESGYVVYSPEAKQRLLKVRAHTINTFNLTSCEVAREMVLGALDESPANAAIATTGILGPDVIDGIPPGTVCFAWAYLIGRGLSVFSRKERFMGSRQEVQLAASLHALKSLPHFHQLAMAGEGA
- a CDS encoding DUF1264 domain-containing protein, whose protein sequence is MITKTARMAKSCSLAATFTLLSACAGNDSPSNVGAPGKPTAPSTRTLEAGAALLQSRPPVDALNAYLDGFHFYNGHSEVQMEAHHYCAILNEEVIQCVIYDGNCKDAKLMGVEYIISEQLFTTLPTPEKALWHSHVHEVKSGQLVAPGIPEVAEHALMEKLVHTYGKTWHTWHTDLHKRLPLGAPQLMMGFTTDGQADPRMVAERDQRMGIDSTEKKKTRIDIVAPPIAPGADAWQQGTVIQITDPTVTAHQH